Below is a window of bacterium DNA.
ATCCGATAAGTTGGCTCCCTTCTCAAATTCTGCTCTTATCTGGTTCCGGCAGGAGAGCTGCTTTACCTGTTTCTTCAAATCTTTTTCGGATTTCTGAAGTTCAGCCGTTCTTTCCTTGACCGTCAGCTCAAGCATTTTTTGGGATTTATATACTTCCTCCTCGGCTTTCCTACGGTCGCTGATATCGGTGATGAAACCCTCTACAGCCACAGGTTGTCCATCTTCTCCATAGACACAACTGCCCTTTTCCAGAACCCATTTATCAGGGCCGTTGAGTGTAACGATTCTATAATTCAGTTCAAACGGTCTTCTTGAGGCGACCGCTATTTCCAGATTGCTTTTCAGAATGCGGTAATCTTCTGCAGTTACGAGTGTGCACCTCGATTTGCCGACCAACTCCGATACAGTGTAACCGGTAAGTTCCCGGCAGCCCTCGCTGGCGAAAGTAAAGATGCAATCTTTCCCATCCATTACGCAACGATAGACCATGCCGGGAAGATTACCCAGCAGGGCGGTCATGGCTCTACGGCTTTCGTCCAACTCTTCAGCGATTTTCTTGCGTGCCGTAATATCCCTCGAGGTCCCATAGATGAAAATCGCAGAATTATCGGGTTCGACATAAAAAGAAAAAGTGAAGCTAACCCATATGATATCGCCGGATTTGCTAATACAACGGCATTCTCTGCGTTTTTCGTTTTTCGGGAGGTCTTTGTATTCCCAGGGATTATTCAACAGCTTGATAAGCTGTTGTCTGTCATCCGGGTGAACGATTTCGAGGATGAGGCCGTTTCTGGCATAATACTCATCCCGCGAGTAGCCGAAGAACGTCTCTATAGCAGGGCTTAGGTAATTGATTTTGACTTCAGGATACACTTGGAATTTGTAAATAATGTCGAGAGATTCTTCGACAAGACTTTTGAACTTGTTTTCGCTTTGCTCCAGGGCCAGAATGTGCCTTTTTATTGAAAGGGCATTGCTGACAATGTCGGTAAGGGTGGATACTGTTATTCGCAGTTCTTGCATCCATTCCTTATTCTCTGCCATGGAATGGATCCCAAGGAGGCCAACGATTCTTTCGGATGAGACAACCGGAGCGATCAGTAAAGACTTGGTGCCAATTGTATTGAAATGCTTGCGGGCTTTTTTATTCTTCGAGGCAAGGGATTGATCGGGAAAGAAAGTAAAGGCACCGGCCTTTTGGGATATTTCTTTTTTCCCCGGAAACTGATCCGAAACAAACTTTCTGATAAGGTCTGTCTGGGGACTCAAACCTTCCCTGCACCAGTAATTAGCCAATACTATATTATTTCCGTCCTGGTCGTATAACGAAAGATGAACCCTGTCCGCCTCAGCCAGGTTGCCGATAAATCCGAGAATTTTGTCTATTTCAAGATCGATGCTTTGAGGATCGGCGATGATGATATTTCTGGAAAACGCACTGATCTGATTCTCCAGCCTTAATCTTGCCTCGAGTTCCTTCCTCAAGGATGTCTCACTTGTAACATCTTGAAAAATCAGGGTGTGCACCGACTCGCCCAGCGAGACATCCGTGCCCATGTGCACCCTGAAAACCCGTCCGTCCGGCTTGTCTTCCTTCAGGCCCGTCTCGATATCCAGCGGGAATTGAAACTGCCGGATATCGTACTGCGATTTCCGGGTGAAAACCTTCACCTCATAGATGCAGGCTTCTCCTGAGAACGTCGTGAATCCAAAATAGGGACGCCGGTCGTAGCAGGCGTTGATATCCGTCGATTCGATGCCGGTCAGATGTTTTCCGGACGACAGTTCACGAATGCTTCTTTTTAATTTACCGCCGATTCGCGAAGCCGTTATTTCATACTCGGTCCCTGGCTCCAGGATTTCCATGGTGCTGGCCAGGTTGGCGCCCTGCCTCTGGATGCGGGCTTCGAGATTGTAGTTGGAGGCGGTGCAGAAAGCATAGCCGGTAAGGTCACAGAGGGGGTGCTCCCGGCCGGAGTAGCCTGAAATAACAAGGGAAAGGTCTCGTATCAAGTCTGGATTGAGACTGGTTTTTATTCGGAAAGTTATCCGGATGTCCTCATCCGGACGGCAGAGCGGTTCTTCGTACATCAGGTAGCAATTGAGCGAATCAGAGACATGCGGGTGATGGAATATGATCCATTTCCCATCCTGTTCCTTTATTTGCCAGTGGTCGCCGCAGGCATGGTGGCAGAACCAGTTGACTCCGATCTTGTCTTGCTCCGAGGGGCCTGTGTAAACCGGGTTCCAGCCGCTTTCCTCGTCCGCATTCAAGGAGCAGATGTCTTTCATCTTCTCCAGATGCTTTTTTATCCGAGAATACCCTTCCTCATCCAGCAGTTCTTTCAAATGGGCTCTGTCATGAGCCAGTTGAGGCAGTCTCTCTGAAAGCAATGGGAAATTACTTGAAAAGCCGATAATCGAGAATCGGTCGTCAAGATAGACCTCCGGGATTTCAGCAAAGGCGCGGATGGTGAAAGCCGAGCGGCCAAACTTGTCCCTTTCACCGATTTCGAAGGCGTATCTGTCCCGCATCTGTTTTAGCAATAAAGCGGGAACCTCTCCCCTGCAACTCACAGCACCACCCCGGAAGTTTGAAGAATTAGTTATAATAATTTCCAAATACTAAAATCTCTTGAGAAATATTGCAAGAGATTTGTGGTATATACGGGTACGTAATTAAAGAATAAAAGCGTTGCAAAATTAAATAAAACGAAAACCGTTTAAACAGACGTTTTGAAAAAATATTTACAGAATTTACAATGTATTTATCTTGAGTCAAGCTTTGTAACAGGATAGAATTAAGTGAAAAAATTTGTGCAAATTATTAAAATGGGCTCGGATGCGAATAAGTTGCATATACAATAGAAGGTGATGCTAATAAAACAAGATAAAGTCAATAACCGTTAAAGAGAGATTTATGCTGGCTGATGATTTAACAATCAGAAGTTTGTTCGACTCTGTCCTCTGGCTGCTGGAACAAACCAGCGTGCCGGCCCTACTCGTTGATTACCGCGGCAAGATAATAACAGCCAACACCCCTTTTCTTAGCGTGACAAAATTCCAGGAGGAGGAACTCCTGGGGAAAAGGTGCAGGGAATTGGAAGTAATTGAAGATTTGGTGGAAATACAAAGACGGAAAAAATATCTGAAATCACAAATAGGGCACTACCACGGGTACTCAATCATTATCGACCGGGACAAAAAGGAATTTTTCTGCCGACTCAGTATCGATAAAGTCGCCTGCGATAGCGCCGCCTACTATCTGAAGCAGTTCCAAATGATGAACCACAACAAAATTGAGGAATTCAAAGACCTTGTAAAAATACGCAATACTATTGAAGAAAATCTCCAGGAAATCAGGGATGTATTTGTCCTGGCTCGCGTGGTGCGGATGGATTACCGCAGGATCCTGTTTCTGATGAAGGAGTTTGAGGGGGTCACTCCCAAGCGTTACCTGACCGGCGTGCGCTTGAGACGCTGTCTCGAACTGATAGAGGCTTCGAGCAAGACTCAGAAGGAGATCGCTTTCGAGCTCGGTTTCTGCGATGTCTCCCACCTGTGCAATGTCTTCAAAGACAGCATGAAAATGACGATTACCGAATACCTGAAAACAAACTGCTGCCAGAACGGTTGATTCCATATTCCCCCAATCCCCTCCCTGGGAGGTACGAGATGTTAAGAACAATCCTCGTTACTCTGTTGTTTGTCTTACCAGCCTCCTTGATGTCGGCAGATGGAGTGAAATATCAGAAAATTACGCAGGGCGACTGGGCGGTGGTGCTGGTCCGGGGCCTCAATCTGGATGCAAACAAGCCGCTCGAAAAGGTGCAGGATTTCACCAAATTACTCGAAAAAGTCCAAATTGTGCCCCAGGACGGTTGGAAGATCGACCGGATGATTACGGAAAGCGATTATCTGGGGACTCTGGGAAAAGCCCTGATTTATCTGAACTCGCAGAAAGTCGACAAGAAGCAGGCGGAATTCGACCGGTTCTTCGCTTTCCTCGAGGATAAAGTCGGCCTCGATCTTTCCCAGCTGCTTGCTCTGCTGCCCAGGAATGGCAATCTGCAGAACCTGACGGATGGTCTGGCGAACTACATCTCCTCCAAAACCGGTGCTTCAGGGAGTGACACCCGGCCGGGTGCTGAAAGTACCGCCTCCGGCACGAAGAGCAAGATCACGGGTGGCGGGAACAGCGGTCCCGGCCTGGCTGCGGTATCCAGCCCGGTGGCCAGCCTGGCCGCGGCGCTGACTGCATACGCGCCCGGACCCGGACCCTCGAACCCTGATTACTGGAATATTTTCTCCAAGCCGGCAAGCCCGATACTGCCGAATTAGGGTGAGCTTGGGTCGATTTCTTTCCTGAATCCTGAATGGAGGTAGATCCATGTTGCGTTATGTCAGGAAACTGTTGCCGGCGCTTGTTTTCGCTTTCACACCGATGGTCCTGAACGCCCAGCCGGCTGTTATCCCCCTGCTGCCGGATGACAATGCCGAGCATGTCGCCTTTACGAAACAGAGTTTCGATGCGTTGCTACAGAAAAGCAAATCCCTGTCAGACCAGAAGATGCCCAATCTGGCCTCTGGAATCAATTCCATGAGCCATGAGGCGGCCCTCAAAGCGGCGGTCGATTATTTGCTCGCCGCCCGCGTGAATGTCGGCGGCTCGTTCAGCGAGGGCGCCTTGCCCACCGGCGGCAGCGGGTTGACCAAGGCCTGGCCTTATTCGGCCGGCGGCACAGTCGCGGCCAGAAGCACTTACGGCGAGATCGGCCTGGCCCTGCTCTATGCCTGGGACCATTCCGGCAACAGTACGACTTTACAGAACGCGATCAAGTCGATGGCCGACGAGATGGTGAACGACTACACGGTGAAAAGCGGCCCGATCTCCGGGACCACCAAGCCATTCATGACCGATGTATTGTTCCTTCTGAAAGTGTCCGAGTCCGGCTTCTCCGGGACATCAACCTACGGGGACATCGCCGCGACCCTTTTCGAAAGGCTGCGGTCGGCCAGACCGGCGGCCAGCGACGAGGTGGACAGAATAGTCACCGCCAGGACAACCCAGGGAGCAAAAGAACTGTCCGGCTACGACATCGCCTGGCTGTACCTGGCGGCAAGCAGTATCGGCAGCTCCAGCAAAGTGACCGGCGGGGCGGTCAAGACCAACGCCGCGGCTTACGCTGCTGCCGTCCGGACTGCGTACAACGGCCTGGGGGGAAGCTGGGAAGTCAACGGGGCTGGCTCGACCAACGCCCAGGTCCGCACCAGCACCGGCAACATGCTCAGCCGCGGCCTGCTGGCTCTGGCCGGTCTGGGGGACAGCGGCTTGTCGGTTTTCCTGACTGCGTCCCAGGAAACCTCCGCGGGCGCCAATTACGGGGCTTTCATGCCGGCCGGTAACGTCCAGAGCAACGGCTACATCATCGCGGCTCTCAGAAAACCTGGATGCTCCATCGGCGCTTACCGCGGTTGCAAGTACCTGCTTGAGTATCAGAACACGGACGGGTCCTGGTACAGCTATCCCCTGACCTCCAACACCGACATCTACCCGAGTGAAGTAGCTGCGGCGTTGAGCGGCCTGGCCAACGCGGCCTATGTCGTCTCTGTCTCGGGGATCAAGGACCGCGAGGGCAGCACGAGTCTTTCCCGCATTCCGGTCGTGCTGAAAAACGAGGACGGGGACACCGCCTACAAGGTCACCAGTAACGGCGCCGCCGAATTCTACGCCGTGCTGGACACCAACCTCATAATGTCTTTCCCCGTGAGCACAGCTCTCAGTAACGCCTTGAAAGGCATTGTAATAACCTCGACCGATGCCTCCTATATCCTGGAGCAGGCGGTCAAGTCTCCGCCTTTCGGTACGGATTCCCCGAATTACGGGACCGGCTCCATTGCCTTGCAGGCGGCCAACCTCGCCAAGAGCACCTCTTTCACGGGCGGCAGCGTCAACAGCCAGATCGCGGCCGAGATACTGCGTTTCAGTGTCGGCCTCAGCTCGCAGTACCCGCCGATCTATTTCGATCTGAGCATGCTGGACGGCGCATCGCTGAAAGACACTCTGCGCGTTTTGTACGACCATTCTGGAACGATGAATTTCACGGCAGCCAAGAATTTCGTACTGCGCGGCGACATCACCAACAGCATGAAAACCTCAGGCGGTCTGCCCTCCACCTCGACCCTGCTGGCTTCCGCCGGAGCGGTGGAGTCGCCGTTCCGCCTGGCCCTGGACAACCTCGGCGTCCAGTCCGGCAGTCTGAGCCTCCAGGTGAGAGTGGCCGGCATCAGCTCATCGGACAAGGGCCCCCGGGCGTTCCAGTACCTGGTCACCTATGATCCGAGTCTCGTGAAGTACAACGGGCTCGAGCTGTCGGCCGAGGCCGCCGGTTTCATGTACGCGGTCAACGATTCCGAACCCGGCCGGCTCAGGATCGCCATGGCGGGCGGGATCCCCCTGCGGGCCGACTGCGTGATCGCCTCGCTCCGGTTTGTCCCTCTCGGTACAGGCGTTGCGCCGATATTCGGTCTAAACAGTGTCATGATCGAGGATAAGATCGCGGATGTCGAGAGCGCGGTCTATTCGGCTCTCCAGGCCGATGCGGCTTACCTGCCCAAGGCGTTCAGCCTGTCGCAGAACCAGCCCAACCCGTTCAACCCGTCCACCACGATCAGCTACACCATCCCGGAGGGGGCGGAGCCGCTCAAGGTGAACCTCTCCGTGTTCAACATGCGTGGGCAACTGGTCAACTGTCTGGTCGACCGGGACCAGGCGGCCGGGACCTATTCCGTGAACTGGGACGGCCGTGGCAGTGACGGCCGCAGCGTTGCCTCGGGGGTCTATTTCTATCGGATACAGGCAGGAAAATACTCTCAGGTCAGGAAGATGATCATCCTGAAGTAATTATTCCTGAATGGTCCACGATAGAGGAGACTTCCTATGTTGATAAAATCGAAGTTGCTGCAGCTTTCGACCTTCCTGGCGGTGTTCCTTTTCACCGGTTTTGCCTACGGGCAGGTGAGTCTGCGGGTGGTGGACATACCCGCGGCGGCGAACGGGACAACCATCGGGGTGGTCGTAAAAGTCGGCCCGGCCAGCGGAGTATCCTCCGCGGACATCTGGCTGACCTATGACAACACGAAGCTGAGCCCGACCGGGACGGTGAGCAAAGGCGTCCAATTCGGCAATTTCAGCATCGTGTCCTCCACCGAGGCCGCGAGCGAGGTCCGGGTGGCGATGGCCGGAAGCACTCCGGTCAACGTCGGCAGCGAATCGGACCTTATCACAGTCTATTTCAACGTGCTGACAGGCAGCGGCTCGACCACGGTCGACTTCAGCAAGAACCTGCTGAACGGGACGAACCTCACCACCACCACACAGTCCGGGACTGTCACCTTTACCGCGCTGCCGGCGGTGAACCTGTCCGTGCAGGATTATCCGAACGCAGCCTACCAATCGGTGATCGGGATCCCGGTCAAGATCGGCGCCTACAACGACATCTCATCGGCGGATATCTGGCTCGTTTACGATCCGGCGAAGTTGCAGCCGACCGGCACTGTAAACCGGGGAGCCTCTTTCCAGGCGTTCTCCCTGTCCTCCTCGACCGCCAATTCAGGCGAGGTCAGAGTGGCCATGGCCGGCTCCAGCCCGGTCAATATCACGGCGGCGTCAGACCTGATTGTCGTGTACTTCAAGGTCCTGCAAGCCAGCGGGACGGCGAGCATAGGTTTCAGCAAGAACCTTGTCAACGGCGGGAATTTCCCCACGAACGTGACCTCCGGAACAGTCAGTTTCGTCTCCCAGTCGACGAGCTTCACTCTCCCGATCAAGGTGGCAAACCCGGGTGAAACGGTCTCGGTCGATATTTCGGCGCCATCGGTGACCGGGGTCAGAGGCATCGATGTCTGGATCAGCTACGACCCGGCCGTGCTCGCTCCGGCGAGCGCCTCGCTGGCGAGTGAACTGTCCGCGGCCGGTTTCTCCCTCCAGAGCAACCTTTCCGGCGCCGGTCTGGCCAAGCTGGCCCTGGCTGTCGGAACTCCGGCCACGATCAGTGGGACCGTGGCTACGATAGCTTTCACGGTTGTCGGCGCCGGAGGGCAAAGCACAGCGCTGGGTTTCAACCGGTTGAACATCAACGAGGGCGGCATCCAGGCCACGACACAGAACGGAAGCGTTGCGATCAACCGGGCGCCAGTGCTGTCGGAGATCGGGAATAAAAGTGCAGTGACCGGCACGCCGCTGACATTCAGCCTCCAGGCCACGGACCCCGACGGGGACGGGATCGTCTTTTCGGCGACCGGCCTGCCGACCGGCGCGACTCTGAATACTGAAACCGGGGAGTTCAGCTGGACACCGTCCGCGACCGGTACGTTCAATATCACTTTTAAGGCCACGGACATTCACGGAATTGAAGACAGCGAGACGATCAGTGTCAGCGTGAGCCAGGCGCATGTCAATCAGGCCCCGGTGCTCAGCACCGAGGGTGTGCCCACATCCACCTCCGTGACTGTTGGTGGCAATGTCAATTATACGTTTGTCGCCACGGACCCGGACAGTGATCCGGTAAGTTATCAGTCCAGCGACTTGCCGGCTGGGGCAAGCCTGAACTCCGGCACTGGCTTGTTCAGCTGGACCCCCACGGCCGCCGGGACTGCGAGCATCACTTTCTGGGCCACTGACGGGAGCTTGAACTCCAACACCCACACCCTGACAATAACTGTCAACGCCGGCGCCGTCCCCCCACCGCCTCCTCCGCCGGTAAACACTCCACCGGTTCTGAACCCCATACAGAACCGCAGTGTCGCGGCAGGTGATGTGGTCAGCATTCTGGCCCAGGCCACCGATGCGAACGGGGACCAGCTCACCTATGCCTTGAGCGGCAATGTTCTGAGCGCAATTCCCGCCCCGGTCTTCAACACCGCTACCGGACAGTTCACCTGGTCGACCACTGCGGCCACTATCGGTGGTATCTACCAGGCGACAGTCACGGTGAGCGACGGACACGGAGGAGTGGTAAGCCGAAGCTTCACAATAACAGTTGCGGGCGTGAACCATCCCCCGGTTCTCGGGACGTTGAACAACGTGACTGTGAACCAGGGACAGGTGGTCTCTTTCACTGTTACGGCCACGGACCCGGACGGCGACCCGCTGACATTGAGCGCCAGCGGAGCGCCGTTGACCGCCACTCCCGCGGCCTCTTTCAACGCTGCGACGGGCCAGTTCTCCTGGGCCACCAGCCAGGCGATACAGGGGAATTTCACCCTGACATTCACGGCCTCGGACGGTAAAGGCGGAGTGGCGACAAAGAGTATCACTGTCACCGTAGGTTCGGTCAACCGTCCACCCGTGCTCAACCCTATCGGCGGCAAGACCGTGGTCGAGCGTGAAACCCTCGAATTCAACGTGTCGGCCAGCGACCCGGATGCCGGGGCTCAGCTTCTGATTACCACAACGCCGCTGCCCACGGGTGCGACATTCTCGTACAACGTGGCCACGCACTCTGGACAGTTCCGGTTCGCCCCGGTCCTGGGGCAGGCCGGAACGTACCCGGTGACATTTACGGTCAGCGACGGGCAACTGGCGGCCACGGAAACAATACAGATCACGGTGACCCAGGCCTCGGTGCCGCCGGTTATCGCCACCATCGGTAACCGGACTGTCAATGTGGGCCAGCGCCTGGCTTTCCAGATCACCGCAACCGACCCCGCCGGCCGGTCCACGGTGAGCCTGAGCCTGAGCGGGCTGCCCTCTGGTGCGTCTTTCGATCCTGCGACCGGTCTGTTCTCGTTCACTCCGACCCAGGCCGGAGCCTCCACCGTGACCGTTACGGCCACCGGCGGCGGCGGGGCGACAAGCACCCAGACGTTCACCGTTACGGCCGTAGGGGTGAACAGACCGCCGGTATTCACCCCCCTGGCTGCCCAGTCGGTCAACACCGGCGCGGCGCTTCAGTTTACGGTGCAGGCGACCGATCCTGACGGTGACCCGGTTACCCTGTCCGCCACCGGCTCTCCCCTCCAGAGCCTGGGGGCCTCTTTCAACCCGGCCAGCGGTGGATTTTCCTGGACCCCGGCCGCCGGGACACAGGGTAACTACCGGGTGGATTTCAGCGCCGTGGACGACAAGGGCGGGAACAGCCGGATGACGCTCACTATCACGGTGGGCTCGGTGAACCGTCCTCCCGCCCTGTCCGATGTAACGAACAGGCAGGTGAACGCCGGTCTGCCACTGATCGTAACTTTCACGGCCTCGGACCCGGACGGCAACCCGCTCACTTTGAGCACCCCGGTGCGCCCGGCCGGCTCTGTGGTCACTTTCAGCGCAGGCAGCGGCTCTTTCAACTGGACGCCGACCTCGGACCAGGTCGGCACGCACGATGTGACTCTTATTGTAAGCGACGGCAGCCTGACCGCGGAAAAGAAATTCACCATCACCGTACTGAAAACCAACCATCCGCCGACCATGGCGCCGCTGGGCAACCGTACGGTCTCCGAGGGGGGGCGGCTGGATATTAATGTATTGGCCAGCGATCCGGACAACGACCCGCTGCTGTATTTCGCGACCGGCATACCGGAGGGGGCGACTTTCGACGCATCCACCGGCCTGTTCACTTTCAAGCCGACATACGATCAGGCCGGCTCCTACACGGTCAATTTCAAGGTCTCCGACGCGGACGGGCTGAGCGCGAACCAGAACGTCCAGATTCAGGTCAAGGACTTCAACCGTCCGCCGGTTTTCGGAACTCTGGGCAACCAGACCGTCGAGGTGGGCAAGCTGCTCGAGGTGATGGTTAGCGCCAGCGACCCGGACAACGACGTGCTGACTTTCAGCGCCAGAGTCCCGTCCGGGGCCGCGTTTGACGCGCAGACCAGGGTGCTGCGGTGGATACCGGGCGCCCAGGACGCCGGCACCCGTCAGGCCACTTTCAGCGTGAGCGACGGCAAGGGGGAGAGCGTCACCCGTAACATCTCCATTTCCGTGACCACTCCCAACATCGTGCTCAACCGCCCGCCGCTGATCGATCCGGTCGGGGCGCAGGTGGTGGAGGCCGGCCAGAGCCTGAGCTTCAGTGTCAGCGCCAGCGACCCGGAGCAATCCAAGGTCATCCTGACCGCGAGCGGGGTCCCGGCAGGCGCTTCGTTCACCAGCTCTACCGGGGCTTTCAAGTTTACGCCCACCTACCTGCAGGCCGGCAGCTACAGCGTGACATTCACCGCCAGTGACGGACAGTTGACCGCCTCGCTTCCGGTGGCGATAACTGTAGTGCGCAGTCTCAACAGCGCCCCGGTGCTCAGCGGTGTCTCCAACCGCGAGGTCCAGGCGGGCCAGAGCCTGACTTTCGTGGTCAGCGCCTCCGATCCCGAGGGGGACCAGTTCACCCTCGGCGCGCGCAACCTGCCTCCGGGTGCGGTGTTCAACCCCGGCAACGGGACATTTACATATTCTCCGACCATGGAGCAGGCGGGCAGCTACAATGTCTCGTTCCTGGCTACGGATTTCCTGGGGGCTTCCTCGGAAAAATCGATGACCCTCTCGGTCAGGGCGGTGAACCGTCCGCCGGAGTTTGTCCGCTCCGGCAATATCGCCGCCGCTGTCGGGCAACTGATCGAACTGATCGTCACAGCCAACGATCCTGACGGCGACCCCCTGGTCTACAGCTCGTCCAGCGCAGCGGCGCTGGGAGCCGCGTTCGATACGCAGTCGCACATCCTGAAATGGACCCCGGCCACGCCGGGGACGTTCGGCGTCAATTTCAAGGTCGAGGACGGACGGGGCGGCAGCGCGGTGCAGACAGTGCTGATCGCTGTGAGTTCTCCGACAGTCAAGCTCAACCTTTCGCCGAAATTCGAGCCTCTGCAGAACTATGTCCTGAACGCAGGCGGCAGCCTTTCCTTTACGGTGAACGCCAGCGACCCGGACGGAGACAACCTGGTGTTCGGCATAACCAAGGCCCCGGCCAATGCGTCTTTCAACTCCACTACCCGCACTTTCTCCTTCAACCCCGATCTCAGCCAGAGCGGTGTTTTCAAGCCGGTTTTCACGGTGAGCGACGGCAAGCTGACCGATCAAGTGTCGGCCGAGATCGAAGTCAAAGCCGTCAACCGGGCGCCGGTGCTGAGCGGC
It encodes the following:
- a CDS encoding PAS domain S-box protein, whose amino-acid sequence is MEIIITNSSNFRGGAVSCRGEVPALLLKQMRDRYAFEIGERDKFGRSAFTIRAFAEIPEVYLDDRFSIIGFSSNFPLLSERLPQLAHDRAHLKELLDEEGYSRIKKHLEKMKDICSLNADEESGWNPVYTGPSEQDKIGVNWFCHHACGDHWQIKEQDGKWIIFHHPHVSDSLNCYLMYEEPLCRPDEDIRITFRIKTSLNPDLIRDLSLVISGYSGREHPLCDLTGYAFCTASNYNLEARIQRQGANLASTMEILEPGTEYEITASRIGGKLKRSIRELSSGKHLTGIESTDINACYDRRPYFGFTTFSGEACIYEVKVFTRKSQYDIRQFQFPLDIETGLKEDKPDGRVFRVHMGTDVSLGESVHTLIFQDVTSETSLRKELEARLRLENQISAFSRNIIIADPQSIDLEIDKILGFIGNLAEADRVHLSLYDQDGNNIVLANYWCREGLSPQTDLIRKFVSDQFPGKKEISQKAGAFTFFPDQSLASKNKKARKHFNTIGTKSLLIAPVVSSERIVGLLGIHSMAENKEWMQELRITVSTLTDIVSNALSIKRHILALEQSENKFKSLVEESLDIIYKFQVYPEVKINYLSPAIETFFGYSRDEYYARNGLILEIVHPDDRQQLIKLLNNPWEYKDLPKNEKRRECRCISKSGDIIWVSFTFSFYVEPDNSAIFIYGTSRDITARKKIAEELDESRRAMTALLGNLPGMVYRCVMDGKDCIFTFASEGCRELTGYTVSELVGKSRCTLVTAEDYRILKSNLEIAVASRRPFELNYRIVTLNGPDKWVLEKGSCVYGEDGQPVAVEGFITDISDRRKAEEEVYKSQKMLELTVKERTAELQKSEKDLKKQVKQLSCRNQIRAEFEKGANLSDILNNVAFIIKDSYADPQERLVVIFYDGKSYPENNQVSDSGYISSKIVITGVVKGSITVFSTSATWDMPFDQNHLDEISGLLSDYLHRRELLLENLSINKIALTGRIASEIAQTLSDPLSTIKNSLYIIGKSFTPENPDYVYLQLLNSEINHISQTLSHLYELYGRTHATPGSIADILKQVTRMFEKQLKARNIEMVFDINTDISVAPAKVSVIKQIVHNCLEQLIPVSRGGLITVTASEKGNLVIIRIDSLNSIVEQARIRSSIESSFTMQPNLEGTLRGVGIGFSTARTLLESIGGFMKHNFDGERNVSFLIHLPLN
- a CDS encoding T9SS type A sorting domain-containing protein, which encodes MLRYVRKLLPALVFAFTPMVLNAQPAVIPLLPDDNAEHVAFTKQSFDALLQKSKSLSDQKMPNLASGINSMSHEAALKAAVDYLLAARVNVGGSFSEGALPTGGSGLTKAWPYSAGGTVAARSTYGEIGLALLYAWDHSGNSTTLQNAIKSMADEMVNDYTVKSGPISGTTKPFMTDVLFLLKVSESGFSGTSTYGDIAATLFERLRSARPAASDEVDRIVTARTTQGAKELSGYDIAWLYLAASSIGSSSKVTGGAVKTNAAAYAAAVRTAYNGLGGSWEVNGAGSTNAQVRTSTGNMLSRGLLALAGLGDSGLSVFLTASQETSAGANYGAFMPAGNVQSNGYIIAALRKPGCSIGAYRGCKYLLEYQNTDGSWYSYPLTSNTDIYPSEVAAALSGLANAAYVVSVSGIKDREGSTSLSRIPVVLKNEDGDTAYKVTSNGAAEFYAVLDTNLIMSFPVSTALSNALKGIVITSTDASYILEQAVKSPPFGTDSPNYGTGSIALQAANLAKSTSFTGGSVNSQIAAEILRFSVGLSSQYPPIYFDLSMLDGASLKDTLRVLYDHSGTMNFTAAKNFVLRGDITNSMKTSGGLPSTSTLLASAGAVESPFRLALDNLGVQSGSLSLQVRVAGISSSDKGPRAFQYLVTYDPSLVKYNGLELSAEAAGFMYAVNDSEPGRLRIAMAGGIPLRADCVIASLRFVPLGTGVAPIFGLNSVMIEDKIADVESAVYSALQADAAYLPKAFSLSQNQPNPFNPSTTISYTIPEGAEPLKVNLSVFNMRGQLVNCLVDRDQAAGTYSVNWDGRGSDGRSVASGVYFYRIQAGKYSQVRKMIILK
- a CDS encoding helix-turn-helix domain-containing protein; this encodes MLADDLTIRSLFDSVLWLLEQTSVPALLVDYRGKIITANTPFLSVTKFQEEELLGKRCRELEVIEDLVEIQRRKKYLKSQIGHYHGYSIIIDRDKKEFFCRLSIDKVACDSAAYYLKQFQMMNHNKIEEFKDLVKIRNTIEENLQEIRDVFVLARVVRMDYRRILFLMKEFEGVTPKRYLTGVRLRRCLELIEASSKTQKEIAFELGFCDVSHLCNVFKDSMKMTITEYLKTNCCQNG